From a region of the Sorex araneus isolate mSorAra2 chromosome 10, mSorAra2.pri, whole genome shotgun sequence genome:
- the LOC101559282 gene encoding 60S ribosomal protein L37-like — translation MTKGTSLFGKRGNKTHTLCPRCGSKVYHLQKSTCGKCGYPAKSKRKYNWSAKAKRRNNTDTGRMRHLKIVYRRFRHGFREGTTPKPKRAAFAASSSS, via the coding sequence ATGACGAAGGGGACCTCGTTGTTCGGGAAGCGTGGCAACAAGACGCACACGTTGTGCCCCCGCTGCGGCTCCAAGGTCTACCACCTGCAGAAGTCCACCTGTGGCAAGTGCGGGTACCCCGCCAAGAGCAAGAGAAAGTATAACTGGAGCGCTAAGGCCAAGAGGAGGAACAACACCGACACGGGTCGCATGAGGCACTTGAAAATTGTGTACCGCAGATTCAGGCATGGATTCCGTGAGGGAACAACGCCTAAACCCAAGAGAGCTGCTTTTGCAGCCTCCAGTTCATCTTAA